AATAAACCGGTGAGAATAGGGAATCAGGCTTACGAGCACGTTCAGAATGATATTTACGGACAGGTGATGATTTCGTTGATGCCGCTATATACCGACCATCGTTTCGTCTTCCGTGAAAGAAAGGATTCTGATAAATGGATCGAAGCTGTTCTGGGGAAAATTGAGAGAACGATTGACGAGAAGGATGCTGGTATTTGGGAGTTCCGGAATTTCGCTAATATCCATTGTTATAGCAACCTGTTTCAATGGGCAGGCTGTTCAGCTGCAGCTAAAGTGGCGCGTACCATAAAAAACAAAGCGTTAGAAGAGAAGGCGCTCTTCCTGATGCAGAAAGCAGCAACCCATATTGAGAGTTGTTACGATCCGGTAAGGAAGGTTTATACAAATGCCACTGGCAGCTCTCATCTGGATGCGAGCACGCTTCAACTTATCATGATGAATTACCTTGATCCTTCGTCCCAGAGGGCTAAGGATCATCTGAAAGCACTGGAGGCCGAATTAAAGACGCCAAAGGGCCTGTTTTACCGGTATCTTCATGAAGACGATTTTGGCAGACCCAAAACAACTTTTTTAATCTGCGCCTTCTGGTATGTCGAAGCTTTAGCCTGTGTAGGTCGTCTCGACGACGCTATCCGCGAATTTGAGAATTTGCTGCAGTATTCAAACCACCTCATGTTGTTCAGCGAGGACGTGGACGAGGAGACCGGCTGCCAGTGGGGTAACTTTCCACAGGCATATAGTCATGTAGGCCTTATGAATGCTGCCTATAGAATTGCCGTGAAACTTGACAGGCCGGTGTTTTTATGAGTTGTGAGTTGCAGGATGTAAGTTGCGGGTTGCAGGCTCGAAAAAGTATATTACAGTGGCAGGCATAAAGCCTCCACTGTAATATACTTGTATTGTTAAACGTAAAATGAGTTTTTATTATCTTTTAAAACCAAGACTGTTAGTTGTTTAATACTTATAACATACAACCTACAATTTATTACGTATAACTTAACTCCATCTTAAACGTTCACAGATCTTTTCAATGCGAGCGACTTGAGAAGCCTTCTTACTTCCTTGTAGTCGCGGAGGAAGAAACGTGCAGCAGAAATATTACTTCCGATCTTTATGGTAAACGCCGTCTCAGGCATTACCTTGAACATATCTTCATCAGTATGATCGTCGCCCAGGGCCATCACGTAATCATAATTCATGTTGTCGAGCCATGTTGCAGCTACTTTACCCTTATTAACCTCTACGTTTTTGATCTCTATTACTTTATTGCCGGGCAGCATTTGCAATCCCCTGTCTACCGTAATGAAACGAAGCGTGTTCATCAAATCGTTGGCCCTTAATTCACCAAGACCTTCTTCTACCTTTCGGTAGTGCCAAACGAGGGAATAACTTTTTTCTTCTATAAACGACCCCGGCGTGCGGTCTACGTATGTTTCAAGTATCGGACGTATGTCCTGTTTCCACTGGTTGTACAGCCCAGGCATCTTGATCCACTCGCTGTCTTTGTGTTTTTGCCATACGCCGTGCTCCGCAATCATATCAATCGGCATTTTTCCAAACCAGTCCTCCAGTGTTTGATATTTCCTTCCGCTTACTATGACGACATGATTAGCCGGATCTGCAATAAGTTGCTGGAGTATATTGTAAAGATCCTCGTCGGGAAACGCGAGGTCGATGTTTGATTTAAACCCTACAAGTGTTCCGTCATAATCCAGAAAGATGATTCTCCTGGTCGCTCTGCTATATTGAGTTTCGATCAGTGACAGTGTTTGGTATTCCACGTGTTTAGCCTGCATGGAACCCTGCATCGCCTTGACTTCCTGGAGCCTGTCCATATAGATCTTTACCCAATGCCTGATGTTAAATTTAGACACAACTTCTCGCATTGCCTGCATCCGTCGTTGCTGTTCTTCTAAAGGCATATTAAGAGCCTCAATAATAGCCCGGTAAACCTCCCCTACGTTATTGGGGTTTACGATGACTGCGTCAATCAGTTCTTTAGCTGCCCCAGCCATTTCACTTAATATCAACACCCCCGTATTGTTTGTGCGGCTGGCAACATATTCCTTGCTAACCAGATTCATGCCGTCACGCATAGGACTTATAAGACACACCTCTGCCATTTTATAGAGTGCGGAGAGCATTTCAACAGGGAACGAGCGGTAATAATAGTTTACCGGAGTCCAGTTTAAGGTTCGATAGCGTGCGTTTATGTTCCCCACTAACTTGTCAATTTCATCCCTCAGATCCTTATATTGAGAAACAGTATCCCTCGATGGAACGACGATCATGTACAGAAATACTTTTTCAATGTATTCGGGGTTTTTCTGTAACAATATATCAAAGGCCTGAAGTCGCTGAAGAATTCCTTTACTATAGTCGAGCCGGTCGATCGAAAGGATCATTTTAGAGCTCCCAAAGGACTCCCTGAGAGCAGCTGCATTTTCCAGAACCTCGCTGCTGTC
The window above is part of the Arcticibacter tournemirensis genome. Proteins encoded here:
- a CDS encoding bifunctional alpha,alpha-trehalose-phosphate synthase (UDP-forming)/trehalose-phosphatase, translated to MKTIIVSNRLPVKITNNNGEMEFRQSEGGLATGLGSIYRQGNNMWLGWPGIEAADEENHDEITARLEKMNLYPVFLTQEEISLYYEGFSNETLWPIFHYHPTYARYEQSYWDSYVEVNKKFKEAIFKIAEPGDTIWIHDYQLLLLPGMIRQEQPNITIGFFLHIPFPSYELFRLIPWRAEILDNMLGADLLGFHTFDDVRHFISAVSRILPVHTSANEISYNERVVVAETFPMGIDDKKFESLADSSEVLENAAALRESFGSSKMILSIDRLDYSKGILQRLQAFDILLQKNPEYIEKVFLYMIVVPSRDTVSQYKDLRDEIDKLVGNINARYRTLNWTPVNYYYRSFPVEMLSALYKMAEVCLISPMRDGMNLVSKEYVASRTNNTGVLILSEMAGAAKELIDAVIVNPNNVGEVYRAIIEALNMPLEEQQRRMQAMREVVSKFNIRHWVKIYMDRLQEVKAMQGSMQAKHVEYQTLSLIETQYSRATRRIIFLDYDGTLVGFKSNIDLAFPDEDLYNILQQLIADPANHVVIVSGRKYQTLEDWFGKMPIDMIAEHGVWQKHKDSEWIKMPGLYNQWKQDIRPILETYVDRTPGSFIEEKSYSLVWHYRKVEEGLGELRANDLMNTLRFITVDRGLQMLPGNKVIEIKNVEVNKGKVAATWLDNMNYDYVMALGDDHTDEDMFKVMPETAFTIKIGSNISAARFFLRDYKEVRRLLKSLALKRSVNV